Proteins encoded within one genomic window of Triticum aestivum cultivar Chinese Spring chromosome 2D, IWGSC CS RefSeq v2.1, whole genome shotgun sequence:
- the LOC123053361 gene encoding pentatricopeptide repeat-containing protein At3g26540 → MAAAAAGASTSAATVSAISAQIAAGRLFAAIDNLTPSCSSSPIPSSLYASLLRLATHHGSLSAARRITTHFASSASQFNRSSVPTFLFNRAIESLAACGGLADARELFDLMPRRDGGSWNAIIYASSRAGKPTEALSLFADMYSRGVRPNDVTMASVLACCSECLNPCGAQQLHGHISKRDFQSNVILGTALVDVYGKCHLLADARQAFDGISEPNAISWNVIIRRYLLAGMGDMAAEMFFRMVRAGVRPLVYTVSHALLACRDNNALEEGRCMHTFVLRHGYEHHIHVRSSVVDMYAKCGAIDAAQRLFNVAPVKDVIMSTSILSGLASCGRIGDAKRVFDRMQERNLVSWNAMLTGYIRSSDLTGALHLFQQMRKETKELDDVTLGSVLNACTGMLDIRKGEEVHAFAFKCGLLSYPFLKNALVRMYSKCGCLRSAELLLQFEMGERDRYSWNSLISGYERHSMSEAALHALSEMQSEVTPNQSTFSSALAACANIFLLKHGMEIHAYMIRSGYEIDDILQSALIDMYCKCRLFDYGIRIFEAQPSRDVILWNSMILGCAYSGKGEYGLELFDEMQAQGIKADSVTFLGALVSCISEGHVGLGKSYFTLMTEESILPRMEHYECMIELLGKHGHMVELEDFVDHMPFEPPTTMWLRIFDCCREYGNRKLGERAAKCINDSNPQTPVRYEATADYMCSDGGSAEPMSFGNPDEELMSPL, encoded by the coding sequence ATGGCCGCGGCCGCCGCCGGTGCCTCTACTTCCGCCGCAACTGTGTCCGCAATCTCTGCCCAAATAGCCGCCGGAAGACTCTTCGCCGCCATAGACAATCTCACCCCTTCCTGTTCCTCCTCCCCTATACCCTCCTCGCTCTACGCCTCCCTCCTCCGTCTGGCCACCCACCACGGCTCCCTCTCGGCCGCCCGCCGCATCACGACCCActtcgcctcctccgcctcccaATTCAACCGCTCATCAGTCCCCACCTTCCTATTCAACCGCGCCATCGAGTCTCTTGCTGCCTGCGGCGGCCTCGCGGACGCGCGGGAGTTGTTTGACTTAATGCCGCGCCGTGACGGCGGTTCTTGGAACGCCATCATCTACGCTTCCTCCCGCGCCGGGAAACCCACAGAGGCGCTTTCCCTCTTTGCCGATATGTACTCCCGTGGCGTTCGCCCCAACGATGTCACAATGGCATCCGTGCTCGCCTGCTGCTCAGAGTGCCTCAACCCGTGTGGTGCCCAGCAGCTCCACGGCCATATCTCCAAGCGGGACTTCCAGTCCAATGTGATTCTTGGCACAGCGCTGGTTGATGTGTATGGGAAGTGCCACTTACTTGCAGATGCGAGGCAGGCATTTGATGGTATCTCTGAACCTAATGCCATTTCGTGGAATGTCATCATCCGGCGGTATCTTCTTGCTGGGATGGGGGATATGGCAGCTGAAATGTTCTTTCGGATGGTCCGGGCAGGAGTTAGGCCGCTTGTTTATACCGTCTCACATGCACTTCTTGCTTGCCGGGATAACAATGCGCTTGAAGAAGGACGGTGCATGCATACTTTTGTGCTCCGTCATGGGTACGAGCACCACATCCATGTGCGGAGCTCAGTGGTGGATATGTATGCCAAGTGTGGTGCCATTGATGCAGCCCAAAGGCTCTTCAACGTGGCACCAGTGAAGGACGTAATAATGTCGACCTCAATTTTGTCAGGACTGGCTTCTTGTGGGAGGATTGGTGATGCAAAGCGAGTGTTCGACAGGATGCAAGAGCGTAACTTAGTGTCCTGGAATGCTATGTTGACTGGTTATATCAGGTCCTCGGATCTGACTGGTGCTTTGCATTTGTTCCAGCAGATGAGGAAGGAGACAAAGGAGCTTGATGATGTTACACTTGGTTCGGTGCTAAATGCTTGTACTGGGATGCTTGATATTAGGAAAGGTGAGGAGGTCCATGCATTCGCTTTCAAGTGTGGTTTATTGAGTTACCCTTTCCTAAAGAACGCTCTTGTGAGGATGTATTCCAAATGCGGATGCCTGAGGAGTGCAGAACTGCTTCTTCAATTCGAGATGGGAGAGAGAGACCGATACTCCTGGAATTCACTTATTTCAGGCTATGAGCGCCACTCCATGAGTGAAGCAGCTCTGCATGCACTGAGTGAAATGCAATCTGAAGTAACTCCTAACCAGTCCACGTTCAGTTCGGCACTGGCAGCCTGTGCCAACATTTTTCTTCTTAAGCACGGCATGGAGATTCATGCGTACATGATCAGAAGTGGCTATGAGATTGACGATATACTGCAAAGTGCACTGATTGACATGTACTGCAAGTGTAGGCTATTTGATTATGGCATCAGGATATTCGAGGCACAGCCATCTCGTGATGTCATCCTGTGGAATTCGATGATCCTTGGCTGTGCTTACAGTGGCAAAGGTGAGTATGGGCTTGAATTGTTTGATGAAATGCAGGCGCAAGGGATTAAGGCCGACTCTGTCACTTTCCTCGGTGCACTAGTTTCATGTATCAGCGAGGGGCATGTTGGGTTGGGAAAGAGTTATTTCACTTTGATGACTGAGGAATCCATCCTTCCTCGCATGGAGCACTATGAGTGCATGATTGAGCTGCTGGGCAAACATGGACACATGGTTGAGCTCGAGGATTTTGTGGATCACATGCCGTTTGAGCCACCAACCACAATGTGGTTAAGGATCTTCGACTGCTGCAGGGAATATGGAAATAGGAAATTAGGGGAGCGGGCTGCCAAGTGCATCAATGATAGCAATCCCCAGACACCGGTTCGATATGAGGCCACTGCAGACTACATGTGCAGTGATGGTGGCAGTGCAGAGCCCATGTCATTTGGTAACCCGGACGAAGAATTGATGTCGCCGCTGTGA